A genomic stretch from Dyella sp. M7H15-1 includes:
- a CDS encoding efflux RND transporter periplasmic adaptor subunit: protein MSSANVQRQPAKRSQGARLVLVGLGVVLAGLAVFGIVKRVHARRALTNETDRNAIATVAIMTPKSAPMDQALTLPGTVASWQDAQIYARTTGYVAKWYVDIGAKVKKGQRLADLDTPDVDNQLLQGKAQMRTDIANMNFAKVTADRYQKLVTQGLVATQTGDQYQAQYKADVATVEADKANVAHLQNLEDFKYITAPFDGVITQRNLDVGALVDAGSTGANLFVIADTSKLRVYTDVPEIYAASVKIGMSAQVSLNTYGAKPIAGEVARTADALAPNTRTLRTEIDVDNGAQELMPGVYANVKLAVSTASRDLIVPTNTLLFRSEGLSVAVVDNTQHIHLQPITLGRDFGSTVEVTAGLSEQDHVVLNPSDSIYEGQQVNITKNNISQPAAK from the coding sequence ATGTCCAGCGCAAATGTTCAACGCCAACCCGCCAAACGTTCGCAAGGCGCGCGACTCGTTCTTGTCGGCCTGGGTGTCGTACTCGCCGGATTGGCCGTATTCGGCATCGTCAAGCGTGTGCACGCGCGGCGCGCGTTGACCAACGAAACCGATCGCAATGCCATTGCCACTGTCGCCATCATGACACCCAAGAGCGCACCCATGGATCAGGCTTTGACGCTACCCGGCACCGTGGCTTCCTGGCAGGACGCACAGATCTACGCGCGCACGACAGGCTACGTCGCCAAATGGTACGTGGATATCGGCGCCAAGGTGAAGAAAGGCCAGCGTCTGGCCGACCTGGATACACCCGACGTCGACAATCAGTTGCTGCAAGGCAAGGCGCAGATGCGCACCGATATTGCCAACATGAACTTCGCGAAAGTCACCGCCGACCGCTACCAGAAACTGGTCACGCAAGGTCTGGTGGCGACACAAACCGGCGATCAGTATCAGGCGCAGTACAAAGCGGATGTCGCCACAGTCGAGGCTGATAAAGCCAATGTTGCACACCTGCAGAATCTCGAAGACTTCAAATACATCACCGCACCATTTGATGGCGTGATCACGCAGCGCAACCTAGATGTGGGGGCACTGGTCGATGCCGGCTCCACCGGCGCCAACCTGTTTGTGATTGCCGACACGAGCAAGTTGCGCGTGTATACCGACGTGCCGGAAATCTACGCCGCGAGCGTAAAAATTGGCATGTCGGCGCAGGTCAGCCTGAACACCTATGGCGCGAAACCGATTGCCGGGGAGGTGGCACGCACGGCGGATGCGCTCGCTCCGAACACACGTACGCTACGCACGGAAATCGATGTCGACAACGGTGCACAGGAACTGATGCCGGGCGTGTACGCCAATGTGAAACTGGCGGTATCGACCGCGTCGCGCGATTTGATCGTGCCAACCAATACCTTGTTGTTCCGCAGTGAAGGTCTGAGCGTCGCCGTGGTAGATAACACCCAACATATTCATCTGCAACCGATAACACTAGGGCGCGACTTTGGCAGCACGGTGGAAGTGACTGCCGGATTGAGCGAACAGGATCACGTTGTGTTAAATCCATCCGATTCAATCTACGAGGGACAACAAGTCAACATTACCAAGAACAACATATCGCAGCCTGCAGCGAAGTGA
- a CDS encoding efflux RND transporter permease subunit, whose translation MWIVKIALERPLTFIVLALLLLILGPLTILRTPTDIFPNIDIPVVSVVWNYTGLPAEDMNNRIVSGFERALTTTVNNVEHTETQSLNGVGVVKVFFQPNVKIDMAMAQVTAISQTVLRSMPQGTTPPLILVYNASTVPVLQFAMSSKELSETTIFDNANQIVRTFITSVRGAATPYPYGGKQRQVQVDLNPQALLAHGLSPNDVVTAIANQNLILPAGTEKIGDTEI comes from the coding sequence ATGTGGATCGTCAAAATTGCGCTTGAGCGTCCGCTCACGTTTATCGTTCTGGCGCTGCTGCTATTGATCCTGGGGCCGCTGACGATTCTTCGCACGCCAACCGATATTTTTCCGAACATCGATATCCCGGTGGTCTCCGTCGTATGGAACTACACCGGACTGCCTGCCGAGGACATGAATAACCGCATCGTCAGCGGCTTCGAGCGTGCACTTACCACTACCGTCAATAACGTCGAGCACACTGAAACGCAATCGCTCAACGGCGTGGGCGTGGTGAAAGTGTTCTTCCAGCCGAACGTGAAGATCGACATGGCGATGGCACAGGTCACAGCGATCTCGCAGACGGTGCTGCGCTCGATGCCACAGGGCACCACGCCGCCGCTGATTTTGGTCTACAACGCATCGACCGTGCCCGTCCTGCAATTCGCAATGTCGTCCAAGGAATTGTCGGAAACCACCATCTTCGACAACGCCAACCAGATCGTGCGCACGTTCATCACCTCGGTACGTGGCGCGGCAACACCTTACCCCTACGGCGGCAAGCAGCGGCAGGTGCAAGTGGACCTGAATCCACAGGCCTTGCTGGCACACGGCCTTTCGCCGAACGATGTGGTTACGGCGATCGCTAACCAAAACCTGATCCTGCCAGCCGGCACCGAGAAGATCGGTGACACCGAAATATAG
- a CDS encoding efflux RND transporter permease subunit: MLASYVLSRTLVPTLSLFWLKKHDHHAQPNGPLGRFQRVFERGFERVREGYRGALETTERHRGLFAILFFASCALSVSLLVPWLGRDFFPYVDGGQVKLHFRAPTGLRIEETARLADGIEGVIRQTIPKQELASIVDTLGLPYSGINLSYSNTGVVGTSDGDIFVTLDEDHHPTIEYVRSLREQLRQKYPSVVFSFLPADIVGQILNFGAPAPIDVQVSSHDANASAKVAKELYGDLLKVPGLVDLRIQQALNLPQINVNVDRTRASLVGLTTYDVASNLLTALAGSSQVNPTFWVDPRTGISYSIATQAPQYRIDTLQELKNLPINSTSATQPASSSSSGGAASQILANLASFSRSSGPAVVTHYSTRPTMDLFGSIDKIDLGSVARDVQTIVQEHSKHLPRDVSIDIRGQVQTMQTSYKGLLGGLLFAIVLVYLLIVVNFQSWLDPLIIIAALPAALAGLVWMLFLTGTPLSVPALMGAIMCMGVATANSILVISFARERLAHHDDPVRAAIEAGFQRFRPVLMTAFAMIIGMVPMALGLGEGGEQNAPLGRAVIGGLLLATAATLFFVPTFFSLMHRSHKTDGDAATA, translated from the coding sequence ATGCTTGCATCCTACGTGCTATCCCGGACATTGGTGCCGACGCTGTCCCTGTTCTGGCTGAAGAAGCACGATCATCATGCTCAGCCAAACGGACCGCTGGGCCGTTTCCAGCGTGTCTTCGAGCGCGGATTTGAGCGCGTTCGCGAAGGTTACCGCGGTGCACTGGAAACCACGGAGCGGCATCGCGGCCTGTTTGCGATCCTGTTTTTCGCAAGCTGCGCCTTGTCGGTAAGCCTGCTGGTTCCATGGCTTGGGCGCGACTTCTTCCCCTATGTCGATGGTGGCCAGGTCAAGCTCCATTTCCGCGCGCCGACAGGTTTGCGCATTGAGGAAACGGCACGACTCGCCGATGGTATAGAGGGGGTGATCCGGCAAACCATTCCCAAACAGGAATTGGCCAGCATTGTCGACACACTGGGCCTGCCCTATAGTGGCATCAACCTGTCCTACAGTAATACCGGCGTGGTCGGTACGTCGGATGGTGATATCTTCGTCACGCTCGATGAGGATCACCACCCCACTATCGAGTACGTGCGAAGCCTCCGCGAACAGCTACGGCAGAAATACCCTAGCGTGGTGTTTTCCTTCTTGCCTGCGGACATCGTGGGCCAAATCCTCAATTTCGGTGCACCGGCACCTATTGATGTGCAGGTGTCCAGTCATGATGCCAACGCTTCCGCCAAAGTCGCCAAGGAACTTTACGGTGACTTGCTGAAAGTGCCGGGGTTGGTTGACCTGCGCATCCAGCAAGCACTCAACCTACCGCAGATCAATGTGAATGTGGATCGTACCCGCGCCAGTCTGGTCGGCCTGACCACCTATGATGTGGCCAGCAACCTGCTCACCGCACTGGCAGGCTCGTCACAGGTCAATCCCACATTTTGGGTCGATCCCAGAACAGGCATCAGCTATAGCATTGCCACCCAGGCACCGCAGTACCGCATCGATACGTTGCAGGAGCTGAAGAATCTGCCCATCAACAGCACCAGCGCCACCCAGCCAGCCAGCAGCAGCTCAAGCGGCGGTGCGGCAAGCCAGATCCTGGCAAACCTTGCGAGCTTCTCGCGCAGCAGTGGGCCCGCGGTAGTCACCCACTACAGCACCCGTCCGACCATGGATCTGTTTGGCTCGATCGACAAGATCGATCTGGGAAGTGTGGCGCGTGATGTACAGACGATCGTGCAAGAACACTCCAAGCACTTGCCGCGCGATGTGAGCATCGATATTCGCGGCCAAGTGCAAACCATGCAGACGTCGTACAAAGGATTGTTGGGCGGCCTGCTGTTCGCCATCGTGCTGGTATATCTATTGATTGTGGTGAACTTCCAGAGCTGGCTGGATCCGCTGATCATCATCGCAGCCCTGCCGGCGGCACTGGCAGGGCTGGTATGGATGCTGTTCCTCACCGGCACGCCCTTGTCCGTGCCAGCCTTGATGGGCGCCATCATGTGCATGGGCGTGGCGACGGCCAACTCGATCCTGGTGATCAGTTTCGCTCGCGAACGGCTGGCTCATCATGACGATCCAGTCAGGGCAGCGATCGAAGCGGGCTTCCAGCGTTTCCGCCCGGTGTTGATGACGGCCTTTGCCATGATCATCGGCATGGTGCCGATGGCGCTTGGCCTGGGTGAAGGCGGCGAACAGAACGCGCCGCTGGGCCGCGCCGTGATCGGTGGCCTGCTGCTGGCGACCGCGGCCACCTTGTTCTTCGTACCAACCTTTTTCAGTCTGATGCATCGCAGCCACAAGACAGATGGCGATGCAGCAACAGCGTGA